From a single Lewinella sp. LCG006 genomic region:
- the lpxD gene encoding UDP-3-O-(3-hydroxymyristoyl)glucosamine N-acyltransferase produces MQLSAQELAGILGAEIEGDATVKVNRPAKIEEGEPGSISFLANPKYEAHLYSTAASIVVVSKDFVPREAYTPTLLRVEKVYESFARLLSFYDQAVQGRPEGISDQAYIDPTAEVADSAVIGRFTTIERGAVIGPNVVIFDQVFVGANVRIGAGSILFPGARVLHQCEIGEHCILHANVVIGSDGFGFAPNEQGVYQKVPQVGKVVLGDRVDVGANSTIDRATMGVTRIGEGVKLDNLVQIGHNVEIGAHTVIAAQTGVAGSTKIGKHCRIGGQVGFVGHVNIADGTQIQAQSGIAGPIDEPNQAWFGSPAIPYRDYIRSYAVFKKLPELYRQLHRLEQELEALRKRDE; encoded by the coding sequence ATGCAATTATCAGCACAAGAACTAGCCGGCATTCTCGGCGCCGAAATAGAAGGTGACGCAACTGTAAAAGTTAACCGTCCCGCCAAGATCGAAGAGGGAGAGCCTGGATCAATAAGTTTTTTGGCCAACCCTAAATACGAAGCGCACCTTTACAGTACTGCCGCTTCTATTGTAGTGGTCAGTAAAGACTTTGTTCCTCGTGAGGCTTATACGCCTACCCTACTTCGGGTAGAAAAGGTCTATGAGTCGTTTGCACGCTTGTTGTCATTTTACGACCAAGCGGTACAGGGGCGCCCCGAAGGTATTTCCGACCAAGCCTACATTGACCCCACCGCTGAGGTAGCCGATTCGGCGGTGATCGGTCGATTCACTACGATCGAACGAGGGGCAGTTATTGGACCCAATGTGGTCATTTTTGATCAAGTCTTTGTTGGGGCCAACGTGCGCATTGGGGCAGGAAGCATCCTCTTCCCTGGCGCGCGGGTCTTGCACCAATGCGAAATTGGGGAACACTGTATTCTGCACGCAAATGTCGTGATTGGCAGTGATGGTTTTGGCTTTGCGCCCAATGAACAGGGCGTTTACCAAAAAGTCCCCCAAGTAGGCAAAGTAGTCTTGGGTGACCGCGTAGATGTTGGGGCCAATAGTACCATCGACCGAGCGACCATGGGTGTTACGCGGATCGGCGAAGGTGTGAAACTTGATAATTTGGTACAGATCGGGCACAACGTCGAAATTGGCGCACATACCGTTATTGCGGCGCAAACGGGTGTAGCAGGCAGCACTAAAATAGGCAAACACTGCCGGATTGGCGGGCAGGTGGGTTTTGTAGGCCACGTCAACATTGCCGATGGAACGCAAATCCAGGCACAGAGTGGTATCGCCGGCCCTATCGACGAACCGAATCAGGCCTGGTTTGGCTCGCCAGCTATTCCCTACCGCGATTATATCCGTTCTTATGCCGTTTTCAAGAAGCTGCCAGAGCTGTACCGACAGCTTCATCGACTAGAACAGGAGTTAGAAGCCTTGCGTAAACGCGACGAATAA
- a CDS encoding bifunctional UDP-3-O-[3-hydroxymyristoyl] N-acetylglucosamine deacetylase/3-hydroxyacyl-ACP dehydratase encodes MKQQTIQQATSLEGVGLHSGSAVKLTFQPAGVDHGIKFQRMDLEGEPVVHADISRVVSTDRSTTIKSGEASISTVEHVLSALAGLAVDNVLIQINGPEVPILDGSAIQFVEALKKAGIVEQEADREYFVVEEPIVYRDETTGTELMALPHDGFEVVTLIDFGSPVLGQQYATLQDIAAFETEIAPCRTFVFLRELEMLFEHNLIKGGDLDNAIVIADTEVPQEQLDKLAQKLGRPRVAFDGKGILNNLKLHFQNEPARHKLLDVIGDTNLLGRPIKGRILATKPGHKANVAFTKLLKQSFLKQRKLRGKPKYDPNIDPIFDSVKIAEWLPHRYPFLLVDKIIELDEKKVVGVKNITFNEQFFQGHFPQNPVMPGVLQIEAMAQTGGILALSTVEDPGNWDTYFMKIENAKFKHKVVPGDTVLFKMELMAPIRRGICQMQGTAYVGDKIVSEAELTAQIVKRPGDE; translated from the coding sequence ATGAAGCAACAAACAATACAGCAGGCCACCAGTCTTGAAGGCGTTGGACTGCATTCTGGTTCGGCGGTAAAACTTACTTTCCAACCCGCAGGTGTCGATCATGGCATCAAGTTTCAGCGGATGGATTTAGAGGGAGAACCCGTTGTCCATGCCGATATCAGCCGGGTCGTAAGTACCGACCGTAGTACCACCATTAAATCAGGGGAAGCCAGCATCAGCACCGTTGAACACGTTCTTTCGGCGCTTGCCGGCTTAGCTGTCGATAATGTCCTGATCCAGATCAACGGCCCTGAAGTGCCCATCCTTGATGGTAGTGCTATCCAATTTGTGGAAGCCCTGAAAAAGGCTGGCATCGTAGAGCAAGAGGCGGACCGAGAATACTTTGTCGTGGAAGAGCCCATCGTTTACCGCGATGAGACAACCGGTACCGAATTGATGGCACTGCCCCACGATGGTTTTGAAGTTGTTACGCTGATCGATTTTGGCTCACCAGTGCTTGGCCAGCAGTACGCCACTTTGCAGGACATTGCTGCTTTCGAAACGGAAATTGCACCTTGTCGCACTTTTGTCTTTCTACGTGAATTGGAGATGTTGTTTGAACACAATCTCATCAAAGGCGGAGATTTGGACAATGCCATCGTCATTGCCGACACGGAAGTTCCTCAAGAGCAACTCGACAAGCTTGCGCAGAAATTAGGTCGCCCCCGCGTCGCTTTCGATGGTAAGGGCATCCTCAACAACCTGAAGCTGCATTTCCAAAACGAGCCTGCTCGCCACAAACTGCTGGACGTCATCGGAGATACCAACCTGTTGGGCCGCCCGATAAAAGGGAGGATTTTAGCCACCAAGCCAGGCCATAAAGCCAATGTGGCTTTTACTAAATTGCTGAAACAAAGTTTCCTCAAGCAACGCAAACTAAGGGGCAAGCCCAAGTATGACCCCAATATCGATCCTATTTTCGATTCGGTAAAAATAGCAGAGTGGCTCCCTCATCGCTACCCCTTCCTGTTGGTGGATAAAATCATTGAACTGGATGAAAAAAAGGTAGTTGGTGTAAAAAACATTACCTTTAACGAACAGTTCTTCCAAGGGCATTTTCCTCAAAACCCCGTCATGCCTGGCGTCCTTCAAATTGAAGCGATGGCACAAACGGGGGGGATATTGGCCTTGTCGACCGTAGAAGACCCTGGCAACTGGGACACCTACTTTATGAAGATTGAAAATGCCAAGTTCAAGCACAAAGTAGTACCTGGTGATACAGTACTCTTTAAGATGGAACTTATGGCCCCCATTCGCCGTGGTATTTGCCAAATGCAGGGAACAGCTTACGTAGGCGACAAGATCGTTTCTGAAGCTGAATTGACTGCTCAAATCGTTAAGCGCCCTGGAGATGAATAG
- the lpxA gene encoding acyl-ACP--UDP-N-acetylglucosamine O-acyltransferase: MNSSYKEHTIVHPEAQVGKNVTIGPFTFIDKDVIIGDDTWIGPNVTIFSGARIGKGVQIHPGAVVSGTPQDLKFKGEITTAEIGDGTIVREYVTINRGTSYANKTVVGKNCLLMAYAHIAHDCILGDHVILANNVTLAGHVEIEDWAILEGLAAVQQFTRIGQHSFIAGGSLVRKSVPPYVRAAREPLSYVGVNKVGLSRRNFSPDQINNIHDIYRIMFVKGYNLSNALEVVETSIGPSEEKDAILTFIRSSQKTGILRGFNQINGSDLYED, translated from the coding sequence ATGAATAGTAGCTACAAAGAACACACCATTGTGCATCCCGAAGCACAAGTAGGTAAAAATGTCACCATTGGGCCTTTTACCTTTATTGACAAAGACGTTATCATCGGTGATGATACCTGGATCGGGCCTAATGTGACCATCTTTTCTGGTGCACGCATCGGTAAAGGGGTACAAATCCACCCCGGAGCTGTCGTTTCTGGCACTCCGCAAGACTTGAAATTTAAAGGCGAAATCACCACTGCTGAAATTGGCGACGGTACCATCGTCCGGGAATACGTCACCATCAACCGAGGCACTTCTTACGCTAATAAAACGGTCGTAGGCAAAAACTGCCTTTTGATGGCCTATGCGCATATTGCCCACGATTGTATCCTGGGGGATCACGTTATTTTGGCGAACAACGTTACCTTGGCAGGACACGTAGAAATTGAAGATTGGGCAATACTGGAAGGCTTGGCGGCAGTGCAGCAGTTTACCCGTATTGGGCAACACAGCTTTATTGCTGGTGGCTCACTCGTACGGAAAAGCGTTCCTCCTTACGTGCGTGCTGCTCGGGAGCCCCTGAGTTATGTAGGTGTAAATAAGGTAGGCCTTTCACGACGTAACTTCTCTCCAGACCAGATCAACAACATCCATGATATCTACCGGATCATGTTTGTCAAAGGCTACAATCTTTCTAATGCCCTGGAAGTAGTAGAAACTTCTATCGGGCCAAGTGAAGAAAAAGATGCCATCCTGACGTTTATTCGATCTTCCCAAAAGACAGGTATCCTGCGCGGGTTTAACCAGATCAACGGAAGCGACTTGTATGAGGATTGA
- a CDS encoding ATP-binding cassette domain-containing protein, translating to MRIELVGVGKRYRREWILRQIDLDLMPGGRYAVTGPNGSGKSTLLKMLSGHLTPSKGTIRYSYQEKPVPVAEVYEHLAFAAPYIELIEEFTLLEAIRFHERFRPLLPGLTIERLIERLGLERARHRPVAQFSSGMKQRLKLALACCTRADYLLLDEPTTNLDAQGITWYHDLLEEFVGDRLLVIASNVADDYRMCTGEIDILAYKRKAKS from the coding sequence ATGAGGATTGAGTTAGTCGGTGTCGGGAAACGTTACCGGCGCGAATGGATTCTACGCCAAATAGACCTTGATCTTATGCCCGGTGGTCGCTATGCTGTCACGGGGCCTAATGGTTCTGGCAAATCAACCTTACTAAAAATGCTATCCGGGCACCTTACCCCCAGTAAGGGCACCATCCGCTATAGCTATCAGGAAAAGCCTGTACCCGTAGCCGAAGTATACGAACATTTGGCTTTCGCAGCACCTTACATTGAACTCATTGAAGAATTCACCCTCCTGGAAGCCATCCGTTTCCATGAACGCTTCCGTCCGCTGTTACCAGGCTTGACCATTGAGCGCCTTATTGAGCGCCTAGGTCTGGAACGCGCCCGTCATCGTCCCGTCGCACAATTTTCCAGTGGTATGAAACAGCGCCTCAAACTGGCCCTAGCCTGCTGCACCCGTGCCGACTATCTCCTCCTCGACGAACCCACCACCAACCTCGACGCCCAAGGCATCACCTGGTACCACGATCTATTGGAAGAATTCGTCGGTGATCGCCTCCTGGTCATTGCCTCCAATGTAGCCGATGACTACCGGATGTGTACGGGGGAAATTGATATTTTGGCATATAAGAGAAAAGCTAAAAGCTAA
- a CDS encoding sigma-54-dependent transcriptional regulator — MSSKNYHILIVDDDTEFHQQIRYAFRRQFLFSGAINEKQLFEKLNGESHFDLILLDLVLDDSETKKGLEIIPQIAQRHPGIPVIIVTADRSIDTVVQAMKQGARNFLVKDDFDYDYWEQQFSDVIAGSKLKQENLVLRAEVDRRRAQEHEAYPFIGESTQIKEIKRILKLVSEEPDVTVLITGETGTGKEVAARYLHAHGARSKQPFQAVNLSAIQDTLLESTLFGHKKGAFTGASRDMEGYFSQANTGILMLDEIGDIDQNIQIKLLRFLETKLIRPVGSDQDVQLDVQVVTATHRNLTAAVAEGRFRADLFQRLKAMVVELPPLRSRRDDIPPLLEHYFEVDDLSKVLTPAALDAMLNYAWVGNIRELKNTVSYAQLRARIQDKKRIDEHCLPNEITSQAYVTPVADLSMKRSSGSVPLDNKEELPAAAAQNIDEEHALIDLDRIEQLLITKNKVKKDVAIAIGLENTDNLRYRIKKHFEKHPHLFTNFPTISKSYRRIVKI, encoded by the coding sequence ATGTCGTCCAAAAATTATCACATACTTATCGTTGATGACGATACCGAATTTCACCAGCAAATTCGGTATGCATTTCGTCGCCAGTTTTTATTTTCTGGTGCCATCAACGAGAAGCAACTCTTTGAAAAACTCAACGGAGAAAGTCATTTTGATTTAATTCTGCTGGATCTCGTATTGGATGACTCCGAAACCAAAAAAGGGCTGGAAATTATTCCCCAAATAGCTCAGCGTCACCCCGGGATTCCAGTGATCATCGTCACCGCTGATCGCTCTATTGATACCGTTGTGCAAGCGATGAAACAGGGGGCTCGCAACTTCCTCGTTAAGGACGACTTTGATTACGACTATTGGGAACAACAATTCTCCGATGTCATTGCAGGTAGCAAACTGAAGCAAGAAAACCTGGTACTTCGAGCAGAAGTAGATCGTCGTCGCGCCCAAGAGCATGAAGCCTATCCCTTTATCGGTGAGTCTACCCAGATCAAAGAAATCAAGCGTATCCTAAAGCTCGTTTCCGAAGAACCCGATGTGACGGTACTCATCACCGGTGAAACGGGCACGGGCAAAGAAGTGGCGGCGCGTTACCTGCATGCCCATGGGGCCCGCAGTAAGCAACCCTTCCAGGCTGTCAATCTATCTGCTATCCAAGATACGCTCCTGGAGAGCACCTTGTTTGGTCATAAAAAAGGAGCATTTACGGGGGCATCGCGCGATATGGAAGGCTATTTCAGCCAGGCCAACACTGGCATCCTGATGCTAGATGAAATTGGTGATATTGACCAGAATATTCAGATAAAACTGCTGCGTTTTCTGGAAACCAAATTGATCCGCCCCGTTGGTTCAGATCAAGATGTTCAGCTCGATGTTCAGGTGGTCACCGCTACCCACCGTAATTTGACCGCAGCCGTTGCCGAAGGTAGATTCCGCGCCGACTTATTCCAACGCCTCAAGGCAATGGTCGTAGAACTCCCTCCCCTGCGTTCACGCCGTGATGACATTCCTCCGCTACTGGAACATTATTTTGAAGTAGATGACTTAAGCAAAGTACTTACACCTGCGGCATTGGATGCCATGCTAAATTACGCTTGGGTTGGTAATATTCGAGAATTGAAAAACACCGTGAGCTACGCTCAACTGAGAGCCAGGATTCAAGATAAAAAACGTATTGACGAGCATTGTTTGCCCAACGAAATCACAAGCCAAGCCTATGTGACCCCAGTTGCAGATCTATCCATGAAGCGTTCTTCTGGATCTGTGCCTTTAGATAACAAAGAAGAGCTACCTGCTGCTGCCGCTCAGAATATTGATGAGGAGCATGCACTCATTGACCTTGATCGAATTGAACAACTGTTGATTACGAAGAATAAAGTAAAAAAAGATGTTGCCATTGCCATTGGGCTGGAAAACACTGACAACTTACGGTATCGTATCAAAAAACATTTCGAGAAACACCCCCATCTTTTCACCAACTTCCCTACCATCAGTAAAAGCTATCGCCGAATTGTAAAAATCTAA
- a CDS encoding transposase → MRDLKKKIVANKRLYKKISDAIEVMKTDESKKTMNLTDPDAPIMKGKKGNFDTNYNIQVACSEDQIISYNNVVLDGNDKAQLIPALQGIQANTGQQVQVVLADADFGTFDSFEYMDTNNICGYVPYRDMNATFENQPFNSVHFDYDDQRDVYTCPAKHTLSFKSIKIDRTRNKEYRQYRTTACKNCPFKDECTPKRSPYRTILREVRQALRDQMKQRLNIPEGKKMYNRRLHPIEAIFGHLKYNLGYTRFLLRGLEKVKAEFTLMCLANNLRKLAKYLLFPSIWTVKAIFWLLKAQNILFNPIFQRTWPEPMDQFAGVTLAYLSSCIPKSYSRSPCIAKRLKKGTVWEDKARFAPEMIPAELVYYKVVELSVDERKQAQLDAGSSPPKKGGRDIK, encoded by the coding sequence ATGAGGGATCTCAAAAAAAAAATAGTAGCGAACAAACGCCTGTACAAAAAAATCAGTGATGCCATTGAGGTCATGAAAACCGATGAGTCCAAAAAGACGATGAACTTAACCGATCCGGATGCCCCGATCATGAAAGGTAAAAAAGGAAACTTTGATACGAATTATAATATCCAGGTAGCCTGTAGTGAAGATCAAATTATCTCCTATAATAATGTGGTCTTAGATGGCAATGATAAAGCACAACTGATCCCTGCTCTTCAAGGCATTCAAGCCAACACTGGTCAACAGGTCCAGGTTGTCCTAGCCGATGCTGACTTTGGCACTTTCGACAGTTTTGAATACATGGACACCAACAACATCTGTGGATACGTCCCTTACCGAGACATGAATGCCACTTTTGAAAATCAACCTTTTAATAGTGTTCATTTTGACTATGACGATCAACGAGATGTATACACTTGCCCGGCTAAGCACACCCTATCGTTCAAAAGCATTAAAATAGACCGGACTCGTAATAAAGAATATCGCCAATATCGCACGACGGCGTGTAAAAACTGCCCTTTCAAAGATGAATGTACTCCTAAGAGGTCTCCTTATCGTACGATCTTAAGAGAAGTAAGACAAGCATTAAGAGACCAAATGAAGCAGCGATTAAATATCCCAGAAGGCAAAAAGATGTATAACCGACGACTACACCCCATTGAAGCCATTTTTGGCCATTTGAAATACAATCTGGGATATACTCGGTTTTTACTCCGGGGCCTGGAAAAAGTAAAAGCGGAATTTACGTTGATGTGCTTGGCCAATAACTTACGTAAATTGGCCAAGTACCTCCTTTTTCCATCAATTTGGACAGTAAAGGCCATATTTTGGCTTCTCAAGGCACAAAACATCTTGTTTAACCCGATTTTTCAAAGAACTTGGCCGGAACCAATGGATCAATTCGCAGGAGTTACACTTGCTTATTTATCCTCATGTATTCCCAAATCCTATTCCCGGTCACCCTGCATAGCTAAGCGACTAAAAAAAGGCACAGTGTGGGAAGATAAGGCGCGATTTGCCCCCGAAATGATCCCGGCAGAACTAGTCTATTATAAGGTGGTTGAATTGTCTGTTGATGAACGAAAGCAGGCGCAGCTCGACGCTGGCTCAAGCCCGCCAAAAAAAGGAGGTAGGGATATTAAATAG
- a CDS encoding transposase — protein sequence MAKFKNYEIGSDHSVMIDLSQHLPSEHLSKQMERIISSLDTSAIEATYSGLGQNALHPKLLLSIIFYGYAVGIRSGRKLAKACEENLGFIYLSKNYGPQKSCINDFRRDNYLHFGDLFVQVLKKCQEFGLGDATFSIVDGSKEESNSSKGRTKTAAQYEKWQQVLLDDIASLEKEPSDEGSQKKNSSEQTPVQKNQ from the coding sequence ATGGCGAAATTTAAGAATTATGAAATCGGGTCTGATCACTCAGTGATGATTGATTTAAGCCAACATCTTCCTTCCGAGCACCTAAGCAAGCAGATGGAGAGGATAATATCCAGCTTAGATACAAGTGCCATTGAGGCAACATATAGTGGTCTTGGACAAAATGCTTTGCATCCTAAATTACTGCTCAGTATCATTTTTTATGGATATGCCGTAGGCATTCGGAGCGGTCGGAAGTTAGCCAAAGCCTGTGAGGAAAACCTTGGCTTCATTTATTTGAGTAAAAACTATGGTCCTCAAAAGAGTTGCATCAATGATTTTCGTAGAGATAACTATCTGCATTTTGGAGATCTTTTCGTCCAAGTACTAAAAAAGTGTCAGGAATTTGGTTTGGGGGATGCCACTTTTAGTATTGTGGATGGTAGCAAAGAGGAATCCAATAGCTCCAAGGGTCGGACAAAAACGGCAGCACAATATGAAAAATGGCAACAGGTACTCTTGGATGATATTGCCTCATTAGAAAAAGAGCCTTCTGATGAGGGATCTCAAAAAAAAAATAGTAGCGAACAAACGCCTGTACAAAAAAATCAGTGA
- a CDS encoding metallophosphoesterase family protein, which translates to MPRKIFISDIHGCLDTFTELLNQLALKEEDHLFLLGDYIDRGPHSKGVVDRIMALRKAGVKLIALRGNHEQMLIYDYISETVKGWKDMADEALKRSFGIERLEQLPKPYFEFFNELPFFHQEDDFIAVHAGLNFRYESPFHSEEDLIWIRDWYKNIDYNWLGERVVIHGHTPQTIQEIETQLAMLGEKRVLNIDAGAFMSQGKENGFGHLCAFDWTNKQLYFQENIETNNKY; encoded by the coding sequence ATGCCCCGGAAAATATTCATCAGCGACATTCACGGCTGTTTGGACACCTTTACTGAACTACTGAATCAATTAGCACTCAAGGAAGAAGATCACCTTTTCTTGTTAGGCGACTACATTGATCGAGGCCCTCATTCAAAGGGGGTGGTTGATCGGATCATGGCCTTGAGAAAAGCGGGTGTTAAATTGATTGCCTTGCGCGGAAATCACGAGCAGATGCTCATTTATGATTATATCTCCGAGACCGTCAAAGGCTGGAAAGACATGGCCGACGAAGCGCTAAAAAGGAGCTTTGGAATCGAACGTTTAGAGCAACTCCCGAAACCCTATTTTGAATTTTTCAATGAACTGCCTTTCTTTCATCAAGAAGATGATTTTATCGCGGTACATGCAGGGTTAAATTTCAGGTATGAAAGTCCGTTTCATTCGGAAGAAGATCTGATCTGGATCAGAGACTGGTATAAAAATATAGATTACAACTGGCTGGGTGAGCGCGTTGTAATCCACGGACATACGCCGCAAACTATCCAGGAAATTGAAACGCAATTAGCAATGCTAGGAGAAAAGCGCGTTCTCAATATTGATGCGGGTGCGTTCATGTCGCAGGGAAAAGAAAATGGTTTTGGGCATCTATGTGCTTTCGATTGGACCAATAAGCAGCTGTATTTTCAGGAAAATATCGAAACGAATAACAAGTATTAG
- a CDS encoding mechanosensitive ion channel domain-containing protein, with product MEGYKIQIIESLVLIVVLLISSKVLQRIIDKAGMKYTYHKTRIKVIKKVVSLLLSLVFIGVLLLIWGIAPAQLVAYIASLFTVVGIAFLAQWSIVSNITSTLIIFFNHQVNIGDKIVILDKDYQVEGKISDIGIFFIIIKVSENEYVSMPSNVFMQKMVKKIRQ from the coding sequence ATGGAAGGCTACAAAATCCAAATAATTGAATCGCTCGTATTAATCGTGGTACTTCTTATTTCTTCAAAGGTACTTCAGCGCATTATCGACAAAGCTGGCATGAAGTACACTTACCACAAGACGAGGATCAAAGTAATCAAAAAGGTGGTCTCTCTTCTTTTGTCGCTGGTTTTTATTGGGGTATTGTTGTTGATATGGGGAATTGCTCCAGCCCAGTTAGTGGCTTACATTGCCTCTTTGTTTACGGTTGTCGGGATTGCGTTTTTAGCGCAATGGTCGATCGTATCGAACATCACTTCTACTTTAATCATTTTCTTCAACCATCAGGTAAATATTGGAGATAAGATTGTTATCCTGGACAAGGATTATCAGGTAGAGGGAAAAATCAGCGACATCGGGATCTTTTTTATCATCATCAAGGTTAGTGAAAATGAATATGTTTCTATGCCCAGCAACGTATTCATGCAAAAAATGGTGAAAAAGATAAGGCAATAA